The following are encoded together in the Misgurnus anguillicaudatus chromosome 14, ASM2758022v2, whole genome shotgun sequence genome:
- the tas1r3 gene encoding taste receptor type 1 member 3, with the protein MDWTLMVLCGILGSGLSQNPPWFDNITTDLFRSPGDIMIGGIFPIKELTSNLSQRVTPDDVHCDRISSYGLSISLVMKYCVDEINANTNLLPGIKLGFENYDTCQQPSVVMWPVLQFLTRENTEEMDISCNYTDYKPRVIAIIGPNNSELVPVIGKLIGFFLMPLISYGATSDTFSDKDTFPSFMRTVPSDRWQAAAIVQLLNQFQWNWVSVVGSDEEYGQSGQQLFSSMANDGSICVAYQGLIPVYSDPKPMITEILDHIVEANVGVVVVFSLPNPARDFFTEVIRRNMTGVWVASSSWGLDDVVSSLPGINTIGTVLAFADITRNLSLFTPYVRELFTKVENERPQPDLNSSPLDNPCPACSQVTKANMSMVETNVVQRSAFSVYTAIYCVAYALHDLLGCNASRCAINPSTQKVYPWQLLQKLRNVNINIEGILLKFDNKGNPNFGYDMLQWIFNGSNVKFRAIGSFNQTLNIQTQKIKWHTANSKVPSSTCSSNCEVGQVRRVKGFQSCCFDCIDCKEGTYLNRTDDIQCTLCPVGKWSTLRSTSCVFPVYTYLDWLQFESIAILLAGILVLASHAWVGIHFFKNRGTPMVKIAGGSLSSITLLSLSAQCVSLVLFLGQPNDIACRLQQPLNVFFPSVALSVILSSSLQIVCVTEFPEKCPDHLENLRERVSWFVVLGCCGVQAGLCGWYVKEGPSLTQFLTSLEVNYVTRFLRCPVEPLLNFGLMIGFNVLLALVSFMSTFMALKPPGQYNLARDITISSLIYCVMWVMFIPTYTSLNDKYKSVAQAVVSLGSNVGLILTYFYPKCQLLVKQPELNTDDHFRTFLEGPPPPEEPPEAQPEQNH; encoded by the exons ATGGACTGGACGCTTATGGTGCTCTGTGGCATTCTGGGGTCTGGCCTCAGCCAAAATCCACCGTGGTTCGATAACATCACAACAGATCTATTCAGATCTCCTGGAGATATTATGATTGGAGGAATTTTCCCCATTAAAGAACTCACGAGCAACTTGAGCCAACGAGTGACACCAGATGACGTTCATTGCGACAG GATCAGCTCTTACGGTCTGTCTATCTCATTGGTGATGAAGTACTGCGTGGACGAGATCAACGCTAACACAAATCTTCTTCCTGGAATCAAACTGGGCTTCGAGAACTACGACACCTGCCAGCAACCGTCCGTCGTCATGTGGCCCGTGCTACAATTTCTCACGAGGGAAAATACAGAGGAAATGGACATCTCCTGTAACTACACTGACTACAAGCCTCGCGTTATAGCTATCATAGGCCCAAACAACTCCGAGCTGGTGCCGGTCATAGGAAAGCTAattggatttttcttgatgCCGCTG ATAAGCTATGGAGCCACCAGCGACACATTCAGTGACAAAGACACATTCCCATCTTTCATGCGTACGGTCCCCAGCGATCGCTGGCAGGCTGCCGCCATAGTGCAACTTTTAAACCAGTTTCAGTGGAACTGGGTGTCGGTGGTAGGCAGCGATGAGGAGTATGGTCAGAGTGGTCAGCAGCTGTTCTCCAGCATGGCCAATGACGGGTCCATCTGTGTGGCCTATCAAGGTTTGATTCCTGTCTACAGCGACCCCAAGCCAATGATAACGGAGATACTTGACCACATTGTGGAAGCCAATGTAGGAGTAGTGGTGGTCTTCTCTCTCCCCAATCCGGCCAGAGACTTCTTCACAGAG GTTATCAGAAGGAACATGACAGGAGTCTGGGTTGCAAGCTCATCGTGGGGTCTGGACGATGTTGTGTCCAGCCTGCCTGGCATCAACACTATAGGCACAGTACTGGCATTTGCAGACATCACTAGAAATCTTAGCCTATTTACGCCGTACGTCCGAGAGCTCTTCACAAAAGTAGAGAACGAGAGACCACAGCCGGACCTAAACAGCTCACCTCTGGACAACCCTTGCCCTGCATGCAGCCAAGTCACCAAAGCCAACATGAGCATGGTGGAGACAAATGTTGTCCAGCGATCGGCTTTCAGTGTGTACACTGCCATCTACTGTGTGGCATACGCACTTCATGACCTGCTGGGATGCAATGCCAGCCGATGTGCAATAAATCCCAGTACACAAAAAGTCTATCCATGGCAG TTGTTACAGAAGCTCCGAAATGTTAACATAAATATAGAGGGGATCCTTTTAAAGTTTGATAATAAAGGCAATCCAAACTTTGGCTACGATATGCTGCAATGGATCTTTAATGGCAGTAATGTAAAATTTCGTGCGATTGGATCTTTTAATCAGACGCTTAATATTCAAACACAAAAGATAAAATGGCATACGGCAAATTCTAAG GTGCCATCATCCACCTGCTCCTCAAACTGTGAGGTAGGACAGGTACGCAGGGTAAAAGGTTTTCAATCCTGCTGTTTCGACTGCATTGACTGTAAGGAAGGAACTTATTTGAACAGAACAG ATGATATCCAATGCACATTATGTCCTGTCGGCAAGTGGTCCACCCTACGTAGCACCAGCTGTGTCTTTCCCGTCTATACTTACCTGGATTGGCTTCAATTTGAGTCAATAGCGATCCTGCTGGCTGGAATTTTGGTACTTGCATCACATGCATGGGTAGGGATTCATTTTTTCAAGAACAGAGGAACTCCAATGGTGAAAATTGCTGGTGGGTCATTGAGCAGCATTACCCTGTTGAGCCTATCAGCACAATGTGTCAGCCTGGTGCTGTTCCTGGGTCAGCCAAATGACATTGCGTGCCGTCTACAGCAACCCTTGAACGTCTTCTTTCCTTCTGTGGCCCTCTCGGTCATCCTCAGCAGTTCCCTTCAG ATTGTCTGCGTCACAGAATTTCCCGAAAAATGCCCCGATCATCTGGAGAATCTTCGCGAGCGAGTAAGCTGGTTTGTGGTTCTGGGTTGCTGTGGGGTCCAAGCCGGGCTGTGCGGTTGGTATGTCAAAGAAGGTCCCTCCCTAACCCAATTCCTCACCAGTTTGGAGGTGAACTACGTGACAAGATTTCTGCGCTGTCCAGTGGAGCCCTTGTTGAACTTTGGCTTGATGATCGGATTCAATGTGCTACTGGCACTGGTGTCATTTATGTCCACCTTCATGGCTCTAAAACCACCTGGACAGTACAACCTTGCCAGGGACATCACCATCTCCTCCTTGATTTACTGTGTAATGTGGGTGATGTTTATCCCCACCTACACAAGTCTAAATGATAAGTATAAATCTGTAGCTCAAGCAGTGGTCAGTTTAGGTAGTAATGTGGGTCTGATACTCACCTATTTTTACCCAAAATGCCAACTGCTAGTCAAACAGCCCGAGCTCAATACAGACGATCACTTTCGCACATTTTTGGAAGGGCCACCGCCACCTGAAGAGCCACCTGAAGCACAACCTGAACAAAATCATTAA